From a single Calothrix sp. NIES-2098 genomic region:
- a CDS encoding NAD-dependent epimerase/dehydratase: protein MKVLVTGTEGYIGSLLAPLLIQQGYEVIAVDTGFYKVGWLYNGTELTAKTLNKDIRNIQPSDLEGVEAVVHMAELSNDPLGQLAPNITYDINHKGSVNLAKLAKAAGVRRFIYTSSCSVYGFATEDYVNEESAINPQTAYAKCKALVEQDVKLLADDGFSPTFLRNATAYGASPRMRFDIVLNNLAGWAWTIKEIKMNSDGTPWRPLVHLLDICKAIICTLEAPRDVIHNQIFNVGDTNSNYQVKQIAHIVADVFTDCQLSFGKHDPDNRSYRVSFEKINQNLPGFKCDWDAQSGAQQLFNVFKQIDMSKETFEFRGFTRLKQLEYLIRTQQLDRDFFWRTL, encoded by the coding sequence ATGAAAGTACTTGTAACTGGCACAGAAGGTTATATCGGCTCGTTGTTAGCACCGCTTTTAATACAACAAGGTTACGAAGTAATTGCTGTAGATACAGGCTTTTATAAAGTAGGCTGGTTGTACAACGGCACCGAGTTAACTGCCAAAACCTTAAACAAAGATATCCGCAACATTCAACCTTCCGACCTCGAAGGAGTTGAAGCAGTAGTTCACATGGCAGAACTCTCCAACGATCCCTTAGGTCAGTTAGCTCCCAATATTACCTACGATATCAACCATAAAGGTTCAGTCAATTTGGCAAAGCTGGCGAAAGCAGCAGGAGTGCGACGCTTTATCTATACTTCTTCATGCAGCGTTTATGGCTTTGCGACTGAAGATTACGTTAACGAAGAGTCTGCTATCAATCCTCAAACTGCTTATGCCAAATGCAAAGCGCTGGTAGAACAAGACGTAAAACTTCTGGCTGATGACGGTTTTTCTCCTACCTTTTTGCGGAACGCCACAGCTTATGGAGCTTCCCCCAGAATGCGTTTTGATATTGTCTTGAACAATCTCGCCGGTTGGGCATGGACAATTAAAGAAATCAAGATGAATAGTGATGGTACACCTTGGCGACCCTTGGTACATCTTTTAGATATTTGTAAGGCAATCATCTGTACTTTAGAAGCGCCACGTGATGTCATTCACAACCAAATTTTTAATGTGGGCGATACAAATAGCAACTATCAAGTCAAACAAATTGCTCACATAGTTGCTGATGTCTTTACAGATTGTCAGTTGAGCTTTGGCAAACACGATCCTGATAATCGCAGCTATCGAGTTTCCTTCGAGAAAATCAATCAAAATTTACCAGGATTTAAATGTGATTGGGATGCTCAAAGTGGTGCCCAACAACTTTTTAATGTCTTCAAGCAAATTGACATGAGTAAAGAAACTT